In the Pseudochaenichthys georgianus chromosome 1, fPseGeo1.2, whole genome shotgun sequence genome, one interval contains:
- the LOC117447590 gene encoding uncharacterized protein: MDPEKTLTFCLGLKAEEMTMSLQGLDGTEAATVAVSQKERTVNKVVKHHGGSGSQPGVSPKYCPGVNNNNPGYLCETGHCCGETGCCTYYYELWWFWLLWTMLILFSCFCAYRHRRAKLRIQQQQRQREINLIAYNGASNYPSSMLDLSFLASFKLPSYEEVAAQPCTPPPPYSSVFALQGGTMGGPSSSYAHYHHHRHPCPPYLGPGPGPSGLTSSQSSDNYTSCSCESCSLTSPSSTSFSLQVTDETYSSHFSTPSEAGCDCAVMPRLGANFTPTSSPTPPSQVPLDVIPAAAPDVIPIQRRSPNGSEGVPLPALSLPLHSRPSHPSRLPLYPLILLSSLSPGQVHPLLFSDPLGAIQRSRKEEVLPRGPPPRPALSPPKPALFASNVAVLTYYNNKKEEQKREEEEEEEEEDHFRHRRLTGDSGIEVCRCHVKREEQEEEELQKGHFGKGGREALQEEERADVLHDSMDCSLRARAAVHSPLSEDCAEQRGLVSSSRRILQKTCEAIITVESS, encoded by the exons ATGGATCCAGAGAAAACGTTGACATTCTGCCTCGGGCTGAAGGCTGAGGAG ATGACCATGTCCCTGCAGGGCCTGGATGGGACTGAAGCTGCTACG GTGGCTGTTTCCCAGAAGGAGCGCACAGTGAATAAG GTGGTGAAGCATCACGGGGGCTCAGGTAGCCAGCCTGGTGTCAGCCCCAAGTACTGTCCAGgggtcaacaacaacaaccccgGCTACCTGTGTGAGACGGGGCACTGCTGCGGAGAGACGGGATGCTGCACCTACTATTATGAACTCTGGT GGTTCTGGCTGCTGTGGACGATGCTGATCCTCttcagctgtttctgtgcttaCCGCCACCGCCGAGCCAAGCTGAGGATCCAACAGCAGCAGAGACAGAGGGAGATCAACCTGATCGCCTACAACGGAGCCAGCAACTACCCTTCCTCCATGCTTGACCTCA GTTTTCTGGCATCCTTCAAGTTGCCTTCCTACGAGGAGGTGGCGGCGCAGCCCTGCACTCCTCCTCCGCCTTACAGCTCCGTCTTCGCCCTGCAGGGAGGAACCATGGGGGGTCCTAGCTCTTCCTACGCTCATTACCACCACCACCGTCACCCCTGCCCTCCCTATCTGGGCCCCGGCCCCGGTCCCAGTGGCCTGACTTCCTCCCAGAGCTCTGACAACTACACCAGCTGCTCCTGCGAGTCGTGCTCCCTCACCTCCCCCTCCagcacctccttctctctcCAGGTGACAGACGAGACGTACAGCAGCCACTTCTCCACCCCCAGTGAAGCAGGGTGCGACTGCGCCGTCATGCCGAGGCTCGGGGCCAACTTCACTCCGACTTCTTCCCCGACACCTCCTTCACAAGTTCCACTTGATGTTATACCTGCCGCCGCCCCAGATGTCATACCCATACAGAGAAGGTCCCCTAACGGCAGTGAAGGGGTCCCGCTgccagctctctctctccctctacaCTCTCGTCCTTCACACCCTTCTCGTCTGCCACTTTATCCCCTCATCCTGttatcctccctctctcctggTCAAGTCCATCCTCTTCTCTTCTCAGACCCACTTGGAGCCATTCAGAGAAGCAGAAAAGAAGAGGTCCTGCCTCGTGGTCCGCCCCCCAGACCCGCTCTGTCCCCCCCTAAACCGGCTCTCTTTGCTTCAAATGTGGCTGTTTTAACatattacaacaacaaaaaagaggagCAAAAAcgagaagaagaggaagaagaagaagaggaggatcaTTTCCGGCATCGCAGGCTAACGGGTGACTCGGGCATCGAGGTATGTCGTTGTCATGTGAAGAGAGAAGAGCAAGAGGAGGAGGAACTGCAGAAAGGGCATTTTGGGAAAGGAGGAAGAGAGGCTTTGCAGGAAGAGGAGAGGGCAGACGTGCTGCACGACAGCATGGACTGCTCCCTGAGAGCGAGGGCTGCCGTTCACTCACCGCTATCTGAAGACTGCGCTGAACAGCGAGGCCTCGTCTCCTCATCCCGCAGAATCCTCCAGAAGACGTGCGAGGCCATCATCACTGTGGAGTCCTCGTAA